One Campylobacter concisus DNA segment encodes these proteins:
- a CDS encoding C4-dicarboxylate ABC transporter: MMNIKKNSEISIVALDPYDYKGFRYHNSNVEAFNFSKTVNKRDFFISYIKFKDLKTTTIFIPRSVDNDTLYEELYSKVYAELSLDPALDNKIFFSEGSTKAQERIFTVFAITNEDINSTFKAVAKKVPYIDYLAPEPLIYSAIYKKGLLPSTQADCFIALRKDESFLSIYLDGDFFTAREIRYNLNYLKDKFLEQSGDRLSDDKFLEVLSQRGLVNKDDDGFNYDLNTVFEDYIFYFNDILNIINSQNGISIKKIYIDCDYEIKNFANFISTKLGLDAEYINIKVAINNKNYTINERYNVMALFGRFYTKEPFYENFNLSNMLRPDPFVKRKSGKFLLTCAAAFALSMLYPAYNYIAGLVLEKDSARLNDEYSVLNAQEMQIKETLAKISREQEAVKEQTQKENEKLNFRKGLLAEIENKKDNYAMKGLNLFKITDILNLNTVHITNIVNNDRNLTITAVSDNEKRITQLIKDISKDEKYLVNTKKIRSDDAKHEYESNISIEIRQ; the protein is encoded by the coding sequence ATGATGAATATTAAAAAAAATAGTGAAATTTCTATAGTTGCACTAGATCCGTATGACTATAAAGGATTTCGTTATCACAACAGCAATGTAGAAGCTTTTAACTTTTCAAAAACAGTCAATAAACGCGACTTTTTCATCTCATACATAAAATTTAAAGACTTAAAAACAACAACTATTTTTATCCCTAGAAGCGTTGATAACGACACCCTTTACGAGGAGCTTTATTCAAAGGTCTATGCAGAGCTTTCGCTAGATCCTGCGCTTGATAATAAGATATTTTTCTCAGAAGGCTCTACAAAAGCTCAAGAGAGAATTTTTACTGTTTTTGCTATCACAAATGAAGATATAAATTCGACCTTTAAAGCGGTTGCAAAAAAAGTCCCATATATCGACTACCTTGCACCTGAGCCTTTGATCTACTCTGCTATTTACAAAAAAGGCTTGCTGCCTAGCACGCAAGCAGACTGCTTTATCGCGCTTAGAAAAGATGAATCATTTTTAAGTATATATTTAGATGGTGATTTTTTTACAGCTAGAGAAATCCGCTATAACCTAAACTATCTTAAAGATAAATTCTTAGAGCAAAGCGGCGACCGCCTAAGCGATGATAAATTTCTCGAAGTTTTATCTCAAAGAGGACTTGTAAATAAAGATGATGATGGCTTTAACTACGATCTAAACACAGTTTTTGAAGATTATATCTTTTACTTTAACGATATTTTAAACATTATAAATAGCCAAAATGGCATATCTATAAAGAAAATTTACATAGATTGCGACTATGAGATCAAAAATTTTGCAAATTTCATCTCAACCAAACTTGGTTTGGATGCAGAGTATATAAACATAAAAGTTGCGATAAACAACAAAAACTATACTATAAACGAGCGTTATAACGTTATGGCTTTATTTGGTAGATTTTATACCAAAGAGCCATTTTATGAGAATTTTAACCTCTCAAATATGCTTCGCCCAGATCCGTTTGTCAAAAGAAAAAGTGGCAAATTCTTGCTCACTTGCGCTGCGGCATTTGCGCTAAGTATGTTATATCCAGCTTACAACTACATAGCTGGTCTTGTTTTAGAAAAAGACAGCGCAAGACTAAATGACGAATATAGCGTCCTAAACGCACAAGAGATGCAGATAAAAGAGACACTAGCTAAAATTTCAAGAGAACAAGAGGCAGTAAAAGAGCAGACTCAAAAAGAGAATGAAAAGCTAAATTTTAGAAAAGGTCTGCTTGCTGAGATCGAAAATAAAAAAGATAATTACGCTATGAAGGGTTTAAATCTTTTTAAAATTACCGATATTTTAAATCTAAACACAGTTCATATCACAAACATCGTAAATAACGATAGAAATTTGACTATAACTGCAGTTAGCGATAATGAAAAAAGGATAACCCAGTTGATCAAAGATATCAGCAAAGATGAAAAATACTTGGTAAATACTAAAAAAATTCGCTCAGATGACGCTAAACACGAGTATGAAAGTAATATAAGCATAGAGATTAGACAATGA
- the era gene encoding GTPase Era, whose amino-acid sequence MKSGFVSIIGRTNAGKSSFLNALLNEKIAIVSHKQNATRRKINGIVMNGEDQIIFTDTPGLHESNKAINQLLIGQAIKSMGYCDLIVFLAPIHDDTSDYEKFLALNPEKPHILVLTKVDESSNAKVLEKITQYQKFQDKFAALLTFSTKQPTYKKPLLDEICKLLPEHEYFYDPEFLTTTNEKEIFREFILEAIYENLSDEIPYLSDAIIKSVKEKTGITEIYASIITERDIHKSMIIGKNGETIKRIGIFARKLIQNLTNTKVFLKLDVVVKKGWSKEEKSLNQIIGY is encoded by the coding sequence TTGAAATCAGGCTTTGTTAGCATCATAGGACGCACAAATGCTGGCAAAAGCTCGTTTTTAAATGCCTTGTTGAACGAAAAGATCGCCATTGTCTCGCACAAACAAAACGCAACTCGCAGAAAGATAAATGGCATAGTTATGAACGGTGAAGATCAGATCATCTTCACCGACACGCCAGGGCTTCACGAGAGTAATAAAGCGATAAATCAACTACTAATTGGCCAAGCTATAAAATCGATGGGATACTGCGATCTCATCGTATTTTTAGCGCCTATCCATGATGATACAAGCGACTACGAGAAATTTCTAGCTTTAAATCCTGAAAAACCACACATCTTAGTGCTAACAAAAGTCGATGAGAGCTCAAACGCAAAAGTGCTTGAAAAGATCACTCAGTATCAAAAATTTCAAGATAAATTTGCAGCACTTCTTACTTTTAGCACCAAGCAGCCTACCTATAAAAAGCCGCTTCTTGATGAAATTTGCAAGCTTTTGCCAGAGCATGAGTACTTTTATGATCCAGAATTTCTCACGACGACAAATGAAAAGGAAATTTTTAGAGAATTTATACTTGAAGCGATCTATGAAAATTTAAGCGACGAAATACCTTATCTTAGCGATGCGATCATAAAAAGCGTAAAAGAAAAAACTGGCATAACTGAAATTTATGCAAGCATCATCACGGAGCGTGACATCCATAAAAGTATGATTATCGGGAAAAATGGCGAAACTATTAAAAGAATTGGAATTTTTGCAAGAAAGTTAATACAAAATTTAACCAACACAAAGGTCTTTTTAAAGCTCGATGTAGTCGTTAAAAAAGGCTGGAGCAAAGAAGAAAAGAGCCTAAATCAGATAATCGGCTATTGA
- a CDS encoding pilus assembly protein PilO: MRQDILSKIDQYFDSKKPNETNLIFLGSALIIAYLVYMLCFDPAQNFFDEKLDKHTRISTKLENTRNYLASVSSPDGDRNFKINEENRNLSNLKLRYTNILKFNTYFDSKLKEFSFLLFDNQNWANYIDSIVLLAKQNNIKILELKSDIKEPNFQKIEQILNIDVTCLGNFKDMLSYINGLEESKLVVDLHKMDINSTQKDLGAKLSISVWGMKY; this comes from the coding sequence ATGAGACAAGATATTTTAAGCAAAATAGATCAATACTTTGATAGCAAAAAGCCAAACGAAACAAACCTTATTTTTCTTGGCTCAGCGCTTATCATAGCTTATCTTGTTTATATGCTATGCTTTGATCCTGCGCAAAATTTCTTTGATGAAAAGCTTGATAAACATACGAGAATTTCTACAAAACTAGAAAACACTAGAAACTATCTAGCTTCAGTGAGCTCCCCTGATGGCGATAGAAATTTCAAGATAAATGAAGAAAATAGAAATTTAAGCAATCTAAAACTTCGCTACACGAATATTTTGAAATTTAATACCTATTTTGATTCAAAGCTTAAAGAGTTTTCTTTTTTGCTTTTTGACAATCAAAACTGGGCAAACTACATAGATAGTATCGTGCTTTTAGCAAAGCAAAATAATATAAAAATTTTAGAGCTTAAAAGCGATATAAAAGAGCCAAATTTCCAAAAGATAGAGCAAATTTTAAATATAGATGTCACTTGTCTTGGAAATTTTAAAGATATGCTTAGCTATATAAACGGACTTGAAGAGTCAAAACTCGTAGTAGATCTTCACAAAATGGATATAAATTCCACTCAAAAAGATCTAGGTGCTAAGCTCTCTATCTCAGTGTGGGGTATGAAGTACTGA
- a CDS encoding CDC27 family protein: MLEPQEIQRLEKLYESYKKKNGGFLHKIFNAKNSKILIIELLLIIILLATLIVLSIEKTPSLASKSDKVLAKNATAVKMVEKNETNASVLSELKQKSEVAKAKFEEGKKQDELADKIAKKLEEVVKINETNDTSKNDPKRQRSSQGWLKLNIPDEEPLTEQNGINGISVPQDEVIDLESKPARKRVNIQVTSASNEESVLREQFLKTNNPTIALELARLNFRNNNFKEAIKWSLAANDIDNSLEESWIIFAKSKYKLKQSDDAVKALMEYNKNLNKASINELINKIKSGTL; the protein is encoded by the coding sequence ATGCTTGAACCACAAGAAATTCAAAGACTAGAAAAGCTTTATGAGAGCTACAAGAAAAAAAATGGTGGCTTTTTGCATAAAATTTTTAATGCCAAAAACTCTAAAATTTTAATCATCGAGCTTTTGCTTATCATCATTTTGCTAGCTACATTGATAGTGCTAAGCATAGAGAAAACTCCAAGTCTTGCAAGTAAAAGCGATAAAGTTTTAGCCAAAAATGCAACTGCTGTAAAAATGGTAGAAAAAAATGAGACAAATGCAAGCGTTCTTAGTGAGCTAAAGCAAAAGAGCGAGGTTGCTAAGGCTAAATTTGAAGAGGGTAAAAAGCAAGATGAGCTAGCTGACAAGATAGCTAAAAAGCTTGAAGAGGTTGTAAAGATAAACGAAACAAACGATACTTCAAAAAATGACCCAAAAAGGCAAAGAAGCTCACAAGGTTGGCTTAAGCTAAACATCCCTGATGAAGAGCCACTTACCGAGCAAAATGGTATAAATGGCATAAGCGTGCCACAAGATGAAGTGATAGATCTTGAGTCAAAGCCAGCCAGAAAGCGTGTAAATATACAAGTAACTTCAGCATCAAATGAAGAGAGCGTGCTAAGAGAACAATTTTTAAAGACAAATAATCCAACTATTGCACTTGAGCTTGCGAGATTAAATTTTAGAAATAATAATTTCAAAGAAGCTATAAAGTGGTCGCTTGCTGCAAACGATATAGATAATAGCTTAGAGGAGTCGTGGATCATCTTTGCAAAGTCAAAATATAAGCTAAAGCAAAGCGATGATGCCGTCAAAGCTCTAATGGAGTATAATAAAAACTTAAACAAAGCTTCGATAAATGAGCTTATAAATAAGATAAAAAGTGGAACATTATGA
- a CDS encoding GspE/PulE family protein produces MKNVENVILKNIEQNGKLSTSDIEKIKQISEQEGKGLVKILRDENLLNDDDFMEILSDIYRRGHVNIDEISNDLELDIKAFVKFISEKFKVLYFDLDDIDIDYRISEKLSTAQLKTYSAIPVKEDEISVYVAFKNPFDVMAQDKVQNLFNRKLLKVAIAQPTQIEKYISKLALNESIKDVITEIRRELSSSASQGQNSENSGILKLIEIILKTSIQSRASDIHIEPTETNCIVRSRIDGMLSETFIFDKDIYPPMVSRMKLLSNMDIAERRRPQDGRFSAQILDKEYDFRISTLPILNGESIVLRILDKSKVIINLEDLGMHPDNFAKFKKSMKAPYGIILVTGPTGSGKTTTLYGALNDIKSVKTKIITVEDPVEYQLNMIQQVHVNEKAGLTFVSALRSILRQDPDVIMIGEIRDQETLRIAIQAALTGHLVFSTLHTNDAISALPRMIDMGIEPYLVSGALVCIEAQRLVRKLCPHCKQKITLSQKAFDEVKKFVPENYQFYKSVGCPQCSQTGYLGREMISEILPISDHIASMVANGASKDELKSVAYEEGFIDMFHDGVIRAANGITTLEEVYRVAKI; encoded by the coding sequence ATGAAAAATGTAGAAAATGTAATCTTAAAAAATATAGAACAAAACGGCAAACTAAGCACATCAGATATAGAAAAGATAAAGCAGATAAGCGAGCAAGAAGGCAAAGGCCTTGTTAAAATTTTAAGAGATGAAAATTTACTAAATGACGATGACTTTATGGAAATTTTGTCTGATATTTATAGGAGAGGGCATGTAAATATCGATGAAATTTCAAACGATCTTGAGCTTGATATCAAGGCTTTTGTTAAATTTATAAGCGAGAAATTTAAGGTTTTATATTTTGATCTTGATGATATCGACATCGACTACCGTATCAGCGAAAAACTAAGCACCGCTCAGCTAAAGACATATAGTGCGATCCCAGTAAAAGAAGATGAGATAAGCGTATATGTCGCTTTTAAAAATCCATTTGACGTTATGGCTCAAGATAAGGTGCAAAATTTATTTAATAGAAAACTGCTAAAAGTTGCCATAGCTCAGCCAACTCAGATAGAAAAATATATAAGCAAGCTAGCGCTAAATGAGAGCATAAAAGATGTGATAACAGAGATCAGAAGAGAGCTTTCAAGCTCGGCTAGCCAAGGTCAAAACAGTGAAAACTCTGGAATTTTAAAGCTAATCGAGATCATCTTAAAAACATCTATCCAAAGCAGAGCCAGCGACATCCACATCGAGCCAACCGAGACAAACTGCATCGTAAGAAGCAGGATCGATGGTATGCTAAGCGAGACATTTATATTTGATAAAGATATCTATCCGCCGATGGTTAGCCGTATGAAGCTACTTTCAAACATGGACATCGCAGAGCGCCGCCGCCCACAAGATGGTAGATTTTCAGCTCAAATTTTAGACAAAGAGTATGATTTTCGTATCTCGACGCTACCTATCTTAAACGGTGAAAGTATAGTTTTAAGAATCTTGGATAAGTCAAAGGTCATTATAAATTTAGAAGATCTTGGCATGCATCCTGATAACTTTGCTAAATTTAAAAAGAGCATGAAAGCACCTTATGGCATCATCCTAGTCACTGGTCCAACAGGCTCAGGTAAGACTACGACACTTTACGGTGCGCTAAATGATATAAAAAGCGTAAAAACTAAGATCATAACAGTTGAAGATCCGGTCGAATACCAGCTAAATATGATCCAACAAGTGCATGTAAATGAAAAGGCTGGTCTTACCTTTGTCTCAGCCCTTCGCTCTATCTTAAGGCAAGATCCAGACGTCATAATGATAGGCGAGATCAGGGATCAAGAGACGCTTCGCATAGCGATACAAGCGGCACTTACTGGTCACCTTGTCTTTTCTACGCTTCACACAAATGATGCCATTAGCGCACTTCCTCGTATGATAGATATGGGCATCGAGCCTTATCTAGTAAGCGGCGCGCTCGTTTGCATAGAGGCTCAAAGGCTTGTTAGAAAGCTCTGCCCACACTGCAAACAAAAGATCACACTATCTCAAAAGGCATTTGACGAGGTTAAGAAATTTGTCCCTGAAAACTACCAGTTTTACAAAAGCGTCGGATGTCCGCAATGCTCACAAACTGGGTATCTAGGACGTGAGATGATAAGTGAAATTTTACCTATTAGCGACCATATAGCAAGCATGGTTGCAAATGGCGCTTCTAAAGATGAGCTTAAAAGCGTAGCTTACGAAGAGGGCTTTATAGATATGTTTCATGATGGCGTCATAAGAGCGGCAAATGGCATAACCACGCTTGAAGAAGTTTATAGGGTTGCTAAGATATGA
- a CDS encoding type II secretion system F family protein: MKYFEVEYIQNGKRHKMSLRANNKNEIKDKANVTGMIVKIKETQTSSINNFENLQNVIAKAFTNPKVKIPNLVATIRQLSVMTNAGISIHDSIKEVANSTEDKRLKFIFQTIDEELNQGSSLTNSIENFKEELGDVTLAMIRLGESTGNMADALAKLASILQEVWDNQQKFKKAIRYPITVICAIIIAFVILMILVVPQFREIFEQLNAELPLPTKILLNIEYVMTNYGFYILGALAFIGYLLRKYYLESEEFQDKVDKYLLKVYLIGKIIFYSNMSRFNLIFTELVRAGLPIADALDTAVITVSNKDIKKKLSGVKILVGRGVSLTEAFRDTNLYENMLIQMISAGEQSGSLDDMTGKVTDYYRMKFNDIIDNISNYIEPILLVFIAGMVLLLALGIFLPMWDLSKAVKN, encoded by the coding sequence ATGAAATACTTTGAGGTTGAGTATATCCAAAACGGCAAACGCCATAAGATGAGCCTAAGAGCGAACAATAAAAACGAGATCAAAGATAAAGCAAATGTCACTGGCATGATCGTAAAGATCAAAGAGACGCAAACTTCTAGCATAAATAACTTTGAAAATTTACAAAATGTGATCGCAAAGGCTTTTACTAATCCAAAGGTGAAAATCCCAAATTTAGTAGCCACTATAAGGCAGCTTAGCGTTATGACAAATGCTGGAATTTCTATCCACGATAGCATTAAAGAGGTTGCAAACTCCACCGAGGATAAGCGCCTTAAATTTATATTTCAAACCATAGATGAGGAGCTAAATCAAGGCTCAAGCCTCACAAATAGTATAGAAAATTTTAAAGAAGAGCTAGGCGACGTGACGCTAGCGATGATAAGACTAGGGGAAAGCACTGGTAATATGGCTGACGCGCTTGCAAAGCTCGCCTCTATCTTGCAAGAGGTCTGGGACAATCAGCAAAAATTTAAAAAAGCTATCCGCTATCCGATAACCGTCATTTGTGCGATCATCATAGCCTTTGTCATCCTCATGATACTTGTTGTGCCGCAGTTTAGAGAAATTTTCGAGCAGTTAAATGCGGAGCTACCACTGCCAACTAAAATTTTGCTAAATATCGAATATGTAATGACAAACTACGGCTTTTATATCCTTGGAGCACTTGCGTTTATCGGATATTTGCTTAGAAAATACTACCTTGAGAGTGAAGAATTTCAAGATAAGGTCGATAAATACCTTTTGAAAGTCTATCTCATCGGCAAGATCATATTTTATTCAAATATGAGCAGGTTTAACCTCATCTTTACAGAGCTTGTTCGAGCTGGTTTGCCTATAGCAGATGCCCTTGATACGGCTGTGATAACGGTCTCAAACAAGGATATCAAAAAGAAACTAAGCGGCGTTAAGATACTTGTTGGTAGGGGCGTTAGCCTAACAGAGGCTTTTAGAGATACAAATTTATATGAAAATATGCTCATACAGATGATAAGCGCTGGCGAGCAAAGCGGTAGCTTGGATGATATGACCGGAAAAGTAACTGACTATTACAGGATGAAATTTAACGATATTATTGATAACATCTCAAACTATATCGAGCCTATCTTGCTTGTTTTTATAGCAGGTATGGTGCTTTTACTAGCTCTTGGTATATTTTTGCCGATGTGGGATCTATCAAAAGCCGTTAAAAACTAA
- the hslU gene encoding HslU--HslV peptidase ATPase subunit, with protein sequence MNLTPREIVKFLDDYVIGQKDAKKIIAIALRNRYRRMKLEKSLQDDIMPKNILMIGSTGVGKTEIARRLSKMMGLPFIKVEASKYTEVGFVGRDVESMVRDLAMASYNLVKNEQSEKNQDKINAYIEEKIVSKLLPPLPKGASEEKQAEYAKSYDKMLNRLRNGELDELSIEIEVQQNPLEAGSNVPPDMAQMQESFIKIIGIGGKNIKKEMKVKDAKKALQSEANDKILDLESVKTEALRRAENEGIIFIDEIDKVAVGSGSSNRQDPSKEGVQRDLLPIVEGSNVNTKFGNLKTDHILFIAAGAFHISKPSDLIPELQGRFPLRVELDSLDEDALYQILTQPKNSLLKQYIALLSTENVELEFDDEAIKEIARIAHAANEKMEDIGARRLHTVIERVIEDISFEASEKSGEKINVTKELVKERLKDVVEDQDLARYIL encoded by the coding sequence ATGAACTTAACACCAAGAGAAATTGTTAAATTTTTAGATGACTATGTGATCGGTCAAAAGGACGCCAAAAAGATCATAGCGATCGCACTTCGCAACCGCTACCGCCGTATGAAGCTTGAAAAGAGCCTGCAAGATGACATCATGCCAAAAAATATCTTGATGATCGGCTCAACTGGCGTTGGTAAAACCGAGATCGCAAGGCGCCTTTCAAAGATGATGGGACTGCCATTTATCAAGGTAGAAGCTAGCAAATATACTGAGGTTGGCTTTGTTGGTCGTGACGTTGAAAGTATGGTTAGAGACCTTGCTATGGCCTCATATAATCTCGTAAAAAACGAGCAAAGCGAGAAAAATCAAGATAAGATAAACGCCTACATCGAAGAAAAGATCGTCTCAAAGCTACTTCCGCCACTTCCAAAAGGTGCGAGCGAAGAGAAGCAAGCAGAGTACGCTAAGAGCTATGACAAGATGCTAAATAGGCTAAGAAACGGCGAGCTTGACGAGCTAAGTATCGAGATAGAGGTGCAGCAAAACCCACTTGAAGCTGGCTCAAACGTGCCACCTGATATGGCGCAGATGCAAGAGAGTTTTATAAAGATAATTGGTATCGGCGGCAAAAATATCAAAAAAGAGATGAAGGTAAAAGATGCTAAAAAAGCCCTTCAAAGCGAAGCAAATGATAAAATTTTAGACCTTGAGAGCGTAAAAACTGAGGCTTTAAGAAGAGCTGAAAACGAGGGCATCATCTTTATAGATGAGATCGATAAGGTCGCTGTTGGCTCAGGTAGCTCAAATAGGCAAGACCCTAGCAAAGAAGGTGTGCAAAGAGACTTGCTACCTATCGTTGAGGGCTCGAATGTAAATACTAAATTTGGAAATTTAAAGACAGATCATATTTTATTTATCGCAGCTGGCGCATTTCATATAAGCAAGCCAAGCGATCTCATCCCAGAGCTTCAAGGCCGTTTTCCACTAAGAGTAGAGCTAGATAGCCTTGATGAGGACGCGCTTTATCAAATTTTAACTCAGCCAAAAAATTCGCTTTTAAAACAATATATCGCACTTCTTTCAACTGAAAATGTCGAGCTAGAATTTGACGATGAAGCGATAAAGGAGATAGCAAGGATCGCTCACGCAGCAAATGAAAAGATGGAAGACATCGGTGCTAGACGCCTTCATACGGTGATCGAGCGCGTGATAGAAGATATCAGCTTTGAGGCTAGCGAAAAGAGCGGCGAGAAGATAAATGTGACAAAAGAGCTTGTAAAAGAGCGCCTAAAAGACGTGGTTGAGGATCAAGATCTAGCGAGGTATATACTTTGA
- a CDS encoding ATP-binding protein, whose translation MSNENIYTHIKDVFIDEDESLNFVNLDNSISCYNKIVLALKKPLKLILFYGKPGSGKTFLLNKIANDLKEDKSLIFFPHPFFSEATFIEALCEQIYGKKLEDINNFESFIKFYSKDFSSKDEILKNQMTVILDEAQLYPTELIEKIRLMADTRMFKFLFTIHKTENEDILAKDYFQTRIWESIELSSADVNEIIIYLQRKLSQKNYDKYLKFDKKDYECAYSFCGGNLRTLNKIMYKFYEICEYYEQYQPSKLSGDKANIMILTMAALDAGLIDA comes from the coding sequence ATGAGTAACGAAAATATTTATACACATATAAAAGATGTTTTCATAGATGAAGACGAGAGTTTAAATTTCGTAAATTTAGACAACTCTATAAGCTGCTACAACAAGATAGTTTTAGCTCTAAAAAAGCCACTAAAGCTCATCTTGTTTTATGGTAAGCCAGGTAGCGGCAAGACCTTTTTGCTAAACAAGATCGCAAATGATTTAAAAGAAGATAAAAGCCTCATCTTTTTTCCACATCCATTTTTTAGCGAGGCGACATTTATCGAGGCACTTTGTGAGCAAATTTATGGAAAAAAGCTTGAAGATATAAACAACTTTGAGAGCTTTATAAAATTTTACTCAAAAGACTTTAGCAGTAAAGATGAAATTTTAAAAAATCAAATGACGGTTATCCTAGATGAAGCGCAGCTCTATCCGACTGAGCTTATCGAGAAGATAAGGCTTATGGCTGATACTAGGATGTTTAAATTTCTCTTTACGATACACAAAACCGAAAACGAAGATATTTTGGCAAAAGATTATTTTCAGACTAGAATTTGGGAGAGTATCGAGTTAAGTAGCGCTGATGTAAATGAGATCATCATATACTTGCAAAGAAAGCTTAGTCAAAAAAATTATGATAAATACCTTAAATTTGATAAAAAAGACTACGAGTGTGCCTACTCATTTTGCGGTGGAAATTTAAGAACACTAAACAAGATCATGTATAAATTCTATGAAATTTGCGAATATTACGAGCAGTATCAGCCTTCAAAGCTTAGCGGTGATAAGGCAAATATCATGATACTCACCATGGCTGCACTTGATGCGGGGCTAATCGATGCTTGA
- the mshL gene encoding pilus (MSHA type) biogenesis protein MshL, whose amino-acid sequence MLVSKLSKFIITVALASFLATPMMAKPSTCLSKNFSMKITDDISLGDVLNQLSEMCDFSIVAKDAYSKKELDDKVFGVNIRNMSLSEVFDLLLNEKNLSYEFSNNVLKISSLQTKIFKIDYITSIREGTAITKASVDASPSEVGSSSSSDTSSNDIKNENNLIRTTEKFDFWEKLDAELKAILNNSSEHITAPDPIINQNAGLITVTATPSQLKRVEKYIAEMQRRLKKQVIIDVSIIAVDLNNEYKQGVDWSKFELGFNSYIGNQGSSTGSSASWTNKGNSLSDGFGRTLNIAANLNFSLDGMINFLETNGKTKVVSSPKVTTLNNQQALISVGDNINYRVMEETDNGSNNNNNNRLTTTYKQYSVFIGILLNLLPEVSDNNKIMLRINPSLSSFKYAEDDTRSQNTAIREIAPDTVQKKLSTVVQVNSGDTIILGGLIGQTKDKQNTAVPLLADIPLIGSVFKSTRDGVRTTELIFVITPRVVDLEDPKPVQQSLKDLGFSKSIYE is encoded by the coding sequence ATGTTGGTATCAAAATTAAGTAAATTTATTATAACTGTGGCGTTGGCTTCATTTTTAGCTACTCCTATGATGGCAAAACCAAGCACATGCTTGAGTAAAAATTTTAGTATGAAGATCACAGACGACATAAGTCTTGGAGATGTTTTAAATCAGCTCTCTGAAATGTGTGATTTTAGTATCGTTGCAAAAGATGCTTACAGCAAAAAAGAGCTTGACGATAAAGTCTTTGGTGTAAATATAAGAAATATGAGCCTAAGCGAGGTCTTTGATCTGCTTTTAAACGAAAAAAATTTAAGCTATGAGTTTTCAAATAATGTCTTAAAAATCTCATCGCTTCAAACAAAAATTTTTAAAATAGACTATATAACCTCTATCCGTGAAGGCACAGCCATTACAAAAGCTTCGGTTGATGCCTCTCCATCAGAAGTAGGCAGTAGCTCAAGCAGCGATACTAGCTCAAACGACATAAAAAATGAAAACAACTTGATAAGAACAACTGAGAAATTTGACTTCTGGGAGAAGCTTGATGCTGAGCTAAAAGCTATCTTGAATAATAGCAGTGAGCACATCACAGCGCCAGATCCTATCATAAACCAAAATGCTGGACTTATCACTGTTACAGCGACCCCGTCACAGCTAAAACGCGTTGAAAAATATATAGCTGAGATGCAAAGAAGGCTTAAAAAGCAAGTCATCATCGACGTTTCTATCATCGCAGTTGATCTAAATAACGAGTATAAGCAAGGCGTTGATTGGAGTAAATTTGAGCTCGGATTTAACTCATATATCGGCAACCAAGGCTCTAGCACCGGTTCAAGTGCAAGCTGGACAAACAAGGGCAACAGCTTAAGCGATGGCTTTGGTCGCACACTAAATATCGCTGCAAATTTAAACTTTAGCCTTGATGGTATGATAAATTTCCTTGAAACAAATGGCAAAACAAAGGTCGTTTCAAGTCCAAAAGTAACCACTCTAAACAACCAACAAGCGCTAATCTCTGTGGGCGATAATATAAACTACCGCGTAATGGAAGAGACAGATAATGGTAGCAACAATAACAATAACAACAGGCTTACAACAACTTATAAACAATACTCTGTATTTATCGGTATCTTGTTAAATTTACTCCCAGAAGTCTCAGATAACAATAAGATCATGCTTCGCATCAATCCAAGCTTAAGTAGCTTTAAGTATGCAGAAGATGACACAAGATCACAAAATACAGCCATTAGAGAGATCGCCCCTGATACAGTTCAGAAAAAACTCTCAACAGTAGTTCAGGTAAATAGCGGCGATACGATCATACTTGGCGGACTTATCGGACAGACCAAAGATAAGCAAAACACAGCTGTGCCACTTCTAGCCGACATACCTTTGATAGGAAGCGTCTTTAAAAGCACAAGAGATGGCGTAAGAACTACTGAGCTTATCTTTGTCATCACGCCAAGAGTTGTTGATCTTGAAGATCCAAAACCAGTTCAGCAGTCGCTAAAAGATCTAGGATTTTCTAAATCGATCTATGAGTAA